The DNA sequence CCAATTTTAGTAAAAAATAAATATATTGGAAGATCTTTTATTCTTCCTAAACAGGAAATACGTGAAAAAATGGTAAACTTGAAATTAAATCCTATATTAGATGAAATAAAAGGAAAGCGGATTGTGATTATTGATGATTCTATAGTTCGTGGAACAACTAGTCGTAGATTAGTTTACATTTTAAGAAAAGCAGGAGCTAAAGAAATTCATTTTAGAAGTGCCTCCCCTCCTATTATAGGGCCATGTTATTTAGGGGTAAATACTCCTAGTAAAAGAGATCTCATATCATATAATTATGACAAAAAAAATATAGAAAAAATACTGAATGTAGATAGTCTAGAATTTTTAAGCATGAAAAATTTGATAGATATCCTTGGAAGTGTTCATTATTGCTTTGGTTGCTTTACCGGAAATTATCCAGTTCAAAGAAATTAATATTATTATGAAAAAAAGCAACACGACCATATTAAAAATTAGTCAAATTATAGAAAATACTTATAATAATAAGGTATTAAGTACATTAGACCATTTTTCTGGTTTTTATAGAATATATGAATATGGATATAAGGATCCTATTTTAGTATCTGGAGTTGATGGTGTAGGAACAAAATTACGCTTAGCAATTGACTGCAAAAAATATGGTGTAATTGGAGAAGATTGTTTTGCTATGTGTGCGAATGATGTTTTATGTCATGGAGCTAGCCCTTTGTTTTTTTTAGATTATTTAGCTTGTGGAGAACTAGATTTTACTATTATAGAAAAAATTATACAAGGAATAGCTATTTCTTGTAAAAAAACAAATACTTGTTTAATTGGAGGAGAAACTGCAGAAATGCCTGGAATTTACAAAAAACATGATTATGATATAGCTGGATTTTGTGTTGGAATTGTAGAAAAAAATCATATAGTAGATGGAAAAAAATTAATTCAAGAAAAAGATATTTTAATAGGACTTCCTTCATCAGGAATCCATAGTAATGGATTTTCTGTAATTAGAAATATTTTTTCTAAAGAAGATTTTATGAAATCTTTTCAAAAAAAACCGTTTTATGAAACCCTTTTAATTCCAACTAGAATTTATCATTTTCCTATTCATACTTTATTAAAAGAATTTTTTATACATGGATTAGCTCATATTACTGGAGGAGGAATATCAGATAATCTACATCGAATTCTTCCAGAAAATTTATCAGCTATAGTAGAAAAAAGAAAAATTCCTATTCAACCTGTTTTCAATTATATTCAAAAAAAAGGAAATCTATCAGATCATAAAATGTGGAACACTTTTAATATGGGTGTAGGAATGATTATCGTTGTATCTTTTCAAGAAGAAGATTCAATTTTGAATCGCCTTCATATTTTAGGAGAAAAACCCTTTATTTTAGGTTATATTGTAAAAGGAAATAAAAAAGTATTTTTGAAATAAAAATATTTTCATGAAAAAAATAGCGATTTTAGTTTCTGGAAAAGGAACTAATATGCAAAATATTTTACATGCAATTAAAAATGGTATACTTCGTAATTTAATAGTCAACTTAGTAATTTCTGATAGATGGTGTAATGCAATTCAATATGCATTGAAGAAAAATATTACAGTATTTTCTTTGATAAATACCAATAAAAAGTCTCTTTCTAAAGAGATAGATAATATACTTATAAAATACATTCCGGATATTATAGTTCTTTCAGGTTTTCTTTCTATACTTGATGCAAAATTTTGTAAAAAATGGATTAATAAAGTTATAAATATTCATCCTTCTCTTTTGCCTAAA is a window from the Blattabacterium cuenoti STAT genome containing:
- the purM gene encoding phosphoribosylformylglycinamidine cyclo-ligase — its product is MKKSNTTILKISQIIENTYNNKVLSTLDHFSGFYRIYEYGYKDPILVSGVDGVGTKLRLAIDCKKYGVIGEDCFAMCANDVLCHGASPLFFLDYLACGELDFTIIEKIIQGIAISCKKTNTCLIGGETAEMPGIYKKHDYDIAGFCVGIVEKNHIVDGKKLIQEKDILIGLPSSGIHSNGFSVIRNIFSKEDFMKSFQKKPFYETLLIPTRIYHFPIHTLLKEFFIHGLAHITGGGISDNLHRILPENLSAIVEKRKIPIQPVFNYIQKKGNLSDHKMWNTFNMGVGMIIVVSFQEEDSILNRLHILGEKPFILGYIVKGNKKVFLK
- a CDS encoding formyltransferase family protein — encoded protein: MKKIAILVSGKGTNMQNILHAIKNGILRNLIVNLVISDRWCNAIQYALKKNITVFSLINTNKKSLSKEIDNILIKYIPDIIVLSGFLSILDAKFCKKWINKVINIHPSLLPKYGGRGMYGIKVHQKVIKNKEKISGATVHYVTKNVDLGSIILKKTCTIDSKETPTSLSKKVSIIEKEILIQSIIKLIKI